The following proteins are encoded in a genomic region of Alistipes shahii WAL 8301:
- a CDS encoding HdeD family acid-resistance protein, whose product MNNFSSLIENSKQAVRYWWLLLIIGIALFAVGVLIFVYPAQSYLGMSLVFGWLMLISGILEVVLSSANKHFITGRGWMMAGGIIEIILGIILIFNVGLSAATLPIFLGFWLMMRGFSAIGLGGDMSALEIAGSGWTIFTGVLLLLCSLWILFQPLVIGTTAVIVWVGITLLLAGITAFSLALQLRNAHHCLHSDR is encoded by the coding sequence ATGAACAACTTTTCCTCACTGATCGAAAATTCGAAACAGGCCGTCCGCTACTGGTGGCTGCTGTTGATCATCGGCATCGCGCTCTTCGCGGTCGGCGTGCTGATTTTCGTCTACCCTGCCCAGAGCTACCTGGGCATGTCGCTCGTCTTCGGATGGCTGATGCTGATTTCGGGCATCCTGGAGGTCGTGCTCTCCTCGGCCAACAAACACTTCATCACGGGCCGCGGCTGGATGATGGCCGGAGGGATCATCGAGATCATCCTCGGCATCATCCTGATCTTCAACGTCGGGCTTTCGGCCGCCACGCTGCCCATCTTCCTCGGGTTCTGGCTGATGATGCGCGGTTTCAGCGCCATCGGACTGGGCGGCGACATGAGCGCCCTGGAGATCGCCGGTTCGGGCTGGACCATCTTCACGGGCGTGCTGCTGCTGCTCTGCTCGCTGTGGATTCTGTTCCAGCCGCTGGTCATCGGCACGACGGCCGTCATCGTCTGGGTCGGCATCACGCTGCTCCTGGCCGGCATCACAGCCTTCTCGCTGGCCCTCCAGCTCCGCAACGCCCACCACTGCCTCCACAGCGACCGCTGA
- a CDS encoding DUF3575 domain-containing protein: MNKKILPALLLAVCCWAGASAQQVAVKTNLLYWAAATPNVGAEVAVGKHSTLGFSANYNPWTIGSDNKIQHWFIRPEYRYWVTEKYTRLFFGVHAIGGKFEVGGFKLPFIGDKVFKGLQTNYYKGSFVGAGISIGYQFYVSPHWNLELSAGAGLARLSYHAEPVSGPKRSSYVDSKRFLPIPTEIGVTFVYLFNSKK; the protein is encoded by the coding sequence ATGAATAAGAAGATCCTTCCGGCGCTTCTTTTGGCCGTGTGCTGCTGGGCCGGAGCGTCGGCGCAGCAGGTGGCTGTGAAGACCAATCTGCTTTACTGGGCTGCCGCGACTCCGAATGTCGGGGCCGAGGTGGCCGTCGGGAAGCATTCCACGCTGGGATTCTCGGCCAACTACAACCCCTGGACCATCGGTTCGGACAATAAGATCCAGCATTGGTTCATCCGCCCCGAGTACCGTTACTGGGTGACCGAGAAGTATACGCGCCTCTTTTTCGGGGTGCACGCCATCGGCGGCAAGTTCGAGGTCGGCGGCTTCAAGCTTCCGTTCATCGGCGACAAGGTATTCAAGGGGTTGCAGACCAACTATTACAAAGGTTCGTTCGTCGGCGCAGGCATCAGCATCGGTTACCAGTTTTACGTCAGCCCCCACTGGAACCTCGAACTTTCGGCCGGCGCCGGACTGGCCCGCCTGAGCTACCATGCCGAGCCGGTCAGCGGCCCGAAGCGCAGTTCCTACGTCGACTCCAAGCGTTTCCTGCCGATCCCCACCGAGATCGGCGTAACGTTCGTCTACCTGTTCAACTCCAAGAAATAA
- a CDS encoding DUF3868 domain-containing protein produces MKKYCFLFVFLVAALSLRAQIVGDVAVTRKVLAERGGELHMVLEISVSRKAVTRSQSWTILPELSTPDRKSVKLFPHILINGRYQQHMQERRRRLSGAYWAERQPYMTINADKKTDQVFRYEMKVPYESWMAGATLVLRQVQTSPGGVRRVFTVDVNGAVDVSRK; encoded by the coding sequence ATGAAAAAATACTGCTTCCTTTTCGTATTTCTCGTTGCGGCGCTTTCGCTCCGCGCCCAGATCGTGGGCGATGTCGCCGTGACGCGCAAGGTGCTGGCCGAACGCGGCGGCGAGCTGCACATGGTGCTGGAAATATCGGTGTCGCGCAAGGCCGTGACCCGCTCGCAGAGCTGGACGATCCTGCCCGAGCTGAGCACCCCCGACCGCAAGTCGGTGAAACTCTTTCCCCACATCCTCATCAACGGCCGCTATCAGCAGCACATGCAGGAGCGTCGCCGCCGTCTTTCCGGCGCCTACTGGGCCGAGCGGCAGCCCTATATGACGATCAATGCCGATAAAAAGACCGATCAGGTGTTCCGTTACGAGATGAAGGTGCCCTACGAGAGCTGGATGGCCGGCGCCACGCTGGTGCTGCGCCAGGTTCAGACCTCGCCCGGCGGCGTCAGGCGGGTCTTTACGGTCGATGTGAACGGTGCGGTGGACGTTTCCCGCAAGTAA